The genomic interval CCCGGACGCGCCATCCTTGCTTGGCCATGCGGCGCGCAATGTAACGTCCAACAAAACCAGATCCGCCGTAGATAGTGACAAGTTTCGACATAAAAGCCTCCGCGATCTCAATTCTCTACGTCAATTACCCCTGTGCGCCCTTGGGAACAAGGATCAAATCCATTTCGAAGGGTCAAATCTGTGGCGCTTGGACCCTTCCAGACAAGGCTCTCTGGTGTTCCTGTGCGTTGTTCCAGCCGCAAGTGCTGAATAATTGGGGCAGGCCAAACAGACCAATTCCTTCCTTGTTTGGAAATTACATATATATTTCAAATACCTGCACAAGATTTGGTTTGGGGTGATAATAATATGTGGATTTTTTGGGAAATCTACAAAATCCACGTTGACTCCCCCCTCTGACACCTCTAAATCCCCCCTCACGACATCTAAGCCCAGATGGCGGAATTGGTAGACGCGCTAGCTTCAGGTGCTAGTGTCCGCAAGGACGTGGAGGTTCGAGTCCTCTTCTGGGCACCATTTTCCTTGAACATTCATACTCATAGTTGCTCAATTTTATTGAGCTTTTTGCCGTTTCAAGGTTATCCTTCTGAACATCGCAGAACATGCAATACCCCCACAAAACATTAGATTTGGGGGTGTATTTGGGGGTACTCCCCGACTTCAGAAGGACGATACCCCCTATAGCCCTATCGGACTTAAAAATAAAAAAAGGCCAAGGCCGTGGCGAAGCCACTCAAGCTGAGCGATGGTGGCGGACTGTACCTACAGGTCACTCCAAACGGGTCAAACTCTGGCGGCAAAATACCGGTTCATGGGCAAAGAGAAGCTGCTTTCCCACGGAAAGTATCCCGAAGTATCTCTTGCCGATGCCAGAGCGAAACGGGATCAAGCCAAAGCGTTGCTCGAAAATGGAAAAGATCCCGCTGTTCAAAAACGGCTCGACAAAATCGAAGCCGAGACACGTTCTCGGAACACCTTTTTGCTTGTCGCAGAGGAATATCTGCAAATGGCGTATGATCGAGAATTAGCAGACGCAACTATTCGCAAGAAACTATGGCACGTTCATACACTTGCACAAGAACTCCATCACCGCCCCATACGTGACATTACAACGGCAGAAGTGCTGCACATTTTAAAGAAAATTGAACGTAGCGGACGACGAGAAACCGCCAAGAAACTTCGCGGCACCCTTTCTGGTATTTTTCGGCACGCAGTTGTGACGCTTCGCGCAGACAATGACCCTACCCAAGTCATCAAAGGCTCATTGTTACCTGTAAAGGTCACAAATCGCGCCGCCATTACAAATGAAAAGGACTTTGGCCAGTTGCTACGTGATTTAGATGACTACACGGGCGCTGGTGTTATCAAAGACGCCATATTGTTCCAAATCCTTACCATGACAAGACCAGGTGAAACTCGGGGTGCTCGGCAAAATGAGATCGATTTGGAAAAGTGTACTTGGACAATCTCTGCGGCTCGGATGAAAATGCGACGTGATCATATCGTACCGCTTTCAAGTCAGGCTTCGGAAATCATCCAACGTAACTGGATCGACGTTGAAGGTGTTGAGTTGACTTTCCATCGCTCAATTCAAATCGGAAATTACTTTCAGAAAATGCATTTAACTCAGCTCTGCGCCGAATGGGATATTCGAAAGAAGAAGTGACTGCTCATGGTTTCCGCTCGACGGCAAGTACCAGACTCAACAATCGGAAGTTCGATGGAGAGGTGATTGAAGCCGCTCTAGCGCATCAAGACAAAAACGCGGTTCGTCGAGCATATAATCGCGCGACCTACTGGGATCAGCGTGTGGAACTAATGCAAGACTGGGCCGAACTAATAGATGACTTTCGCCTGGCTAAGTTTTGAGTACGGATGTTCATACAGCATGAATTTTCTATTTTCGCCCCAAGTTATGAGCTAACTTCGTTGCACCTAGGTATCGTGTAACCCTGGGCATCGCGATGCTCCTATCTATAGGAGAAATCGTGATGAGGATTATTACAAAACGCCAATTGAAG from Cognatishimia sp. WU-CL00825 carries:
- a CDS encoding integrase arm-type DNA-binding domain-containing protein, giving the protein MVADCTYRSLQTGQTLAAKYRFMGKEKLLSHGKYPEVSLADARAKRDQAKALLENGKDPAVQKRLDKIEAETRSRNTFLLVAEEYLQMAYDRELADATIRKKLWHVHTLAQELHHRPIRDITTAEVLHILKKIERSGRRETAKKLRGTLSGIFRHAVVTLRADNDPTQVIKGSLLPVKVTNRAAITNEKDFGQLLRDLDDYTGAGVIKDAILFQILTMTRPGETRGARQNEIDLEKCTWTISAARMKMRRDHIVPLSSQASEIIQRNWIDVEGVELTFHRSIQIGNYFQKMHLTQLCAEWDIRKKK
- a CDS encoding tyrosine-type recombinase/integrase, translated to MGYSKEEVTAHGFRSTASTRLNNRKFDGEVIEAALAHQDKNAVRRAYNRATYWDQRVELMQDWAELIDDFRLAKF